The Anaerolineae bacterium region GGCCGTTTTTGGCCCGGTTCGTCTCACCGGCGGCAGCTACTCCCCCGTCATCGCGCCCCAGGCTGGCAACATCCCGTTCACCCTTTTCTGGCAGGCCCTGGCCCCCATCAACAACGAATACGACGTTATTTTGCACCTGGTAGACGACCAGCGCCGGGTGTGGGGCGACGGCAGCGGCCGGCCCATAGATTGGGTTTACCCCACCACTTTTTGGCGGCCCGGCCTCGACGAAATTGCGGCCCGGCACAACGTTATCCTCACGGAACAACTTGCCCCGGGGCGTTACTGGCTGGCCGTTTCTCTCTTTGACCCGGCCACAGGCCGGCGCTTGCCCCTCACCCACGCCCACGGAGATTCGCCTGATACCTTTTTTGCCGGCCCCCTGAAAGCGCCCCTGCCGCCCCCGGACGAAAATATCCCGCCCCTGGAACAAGAGGTGATTTTTGGCGATGTGGCAAAATTGTCTGGCTTTCAGGCAGATCAACTTGCCGTGACCGCCGGGGAGCCGGTCAAAATCGCCTTGTTATGGGAAGCAGTCACCCCGTCCGGTTTGGACTACACCGTTTTTGTGCATCTGCTTGATGCCAATCTCAATCTGGTGGCCGGTTACGATGCCCAGCCGCTCGACGGCCATTATCCCACTTCCATTTGGTCTGCTGGCGAGCGTATTCTTGATCCTCACGTTCTGCCCCTGCCGGCCTCGTTGCCGCCCGGCCAATATCACCTGGCGCTCGGCCTCTATCACCAACCCACCGGCGAGCGTTTGCCGCTCCATGTGGCCGGTGGCGGCGCGGATGCGGCCGGGCGGCTGTTTATACCCCAGCCGGTCATAGTCATCAAAAAATAGCGCCCCGGCGGGTGGCTCAAACTTGGCTTATCGGCCAGGTAATGTTATATTTTCCGGTAACCTTAAATGAGGTGGAAGGCTATGCAATATCGCCGGGCCACCGGCAACGATTGCCTCCTGCTGGCCCAACTCAACCACCAGCTGATCCGCGACGAAGGCCATCCTAACCCGATGAACGTGGCCGAACTGGAAAACCGGATGCGCGGCTGGCTGGCCGCCGCCTATGAGGGCGTCATTTTTTTGGAAAGTGAAAACGTTGTCGCCTATGCCCTCTACCGAGACGACGGCTCGCAAATTTACCTGCGCCAATTTTTTGTGGCGCGGTCGCAGCGCCGGCGGGGCGTGGGTCGCCGGGCCATGCAAATTTTATTCAACCAGGTTTGGCCCAAAAACAAAAGGCTGGTGGTGGAAGTGCTTTGCTCTAACAACCCGGGCCTCCAGTTTTGGAAATCCATGGGATTTAAGGAATATAGTCTGAGCCTGGAGATTCTACCCAAACAATAGTGGTATACTTAGCGTAATCAAAAAGTAACATTTTGTTTTGGACGTAAGTTATTTATAGTACGCATCTCGAAAAGTAATGGCGTCAAAATGTTAAATCTATCCCATAGAGCAAAGAGTGTAACTCTCCCTGCTGTTTTCCTATTATCGTTGTTAATCGCGTGTGCCTATACTGATAGGGAATACCCAATTATCACACCAATACCCAAAGACGGTGTGAGAATAGTAGAGAATTCGGGGCGGATTTGTTTTGAGTCAGATACGAACGCTATCTATCTGCCAAAGGGATGTTATTCCAGCAGTTGCACGCGGGTTGTTCAACAGTTTGGGGATGTTCGAGTAGATGAAGAAGCGTTTACAATTCATTTCAACACAAAGTTGGTTACAATAGACCCTCTGGAAAATTTTTGGATGAGGTCTCACCCATGTACAACTGATTGTATTGATGTAGGGGTCATGGAGTTTTATCTTGCCGCAATGGCGAGTGGGACGTATAGCATTTGGCTGGGGGAGAAAAAAATCGGTGAACTAAATGTGCCGTTGGAAATATCGCGGGATAATCCGCTTTGTTTTACAGATGTTACACCTGAGCCAACGGCTGTTTATCGGCCTTCAGCGACGGTGGCTCCAAATTTAACACTTGTGCCTCCAATTCAATTTATCTCGCCGGTGTCAACAGGAGTGCCGTAAACAATTAGCGAGAGAGTACCCGTAAATGATTGATAGCTTTTTTAGAGGATATATTTCATGACAGAAAACATCTTGGTTTGCACCGCCTGGCCTTACGCCAACGGCAATTTGCACATTGGCCACCTGGCCGGGGCCTACCTGCCCGCCGACATTTTTGCCCGTTACCATCGCCTCAAAGGCAACCGCGTATTAATGGTATCCGGCTCCGATTCGCACGGCACGCCCATCACCCTGCGGGCCGACGCCGAAGGCGTATCGCCCCGCGAGTTGTTTGAGCGGTTCCACCTGCGCTTTTTAGAAACCTTCCAACAGATCGGCGTCAGCTATGATCTTTTTACCCACACCGATACCCAAAACCATTACCGCGTGTCTCAAGATATTTTTACCGCCTGCCTGAACAACGGCTACCTGTACACCC contains the following coding sequences:
- a CDS encoding GNAT family N-acetyltransferase, with the translated sequence MQYRRATGNDCLLLAQLNHQLIRDEGHPNPMNVAELENRMRGWLAAAYEGVIFLESENVVAYALYRDDGSQIYLRQFFVARSQRRRGVGRRAMQILFNQVWPKNKRLVVEVLCSNNPGLQFWKSMGFKEYSLSLEILPKQ